Proteins encoded in a region of the Flammeovirga yaeyamensis genome:
- the ettA gene encoding energy-dependent translational throttle protein EttA — protein MSNNNETIIFSMAGVSKVYPPNKQVLKNIYLSFFYGAKIGVLGLNGSGKSSLLKIIAGVDKEYRGEVVFSDGYSIGYLEQEPQLDPEKTVKEIVQEGAQETVDLLQEFEEINLKFAEPEILEDPDAMNKLIERQGEVQERLDHLDAWELDSKLDRAMDALRCPPEDQKVGVLSGGEKRRVALCRLLLQAPDVLLLDEPTNHLDAESVFWLEQHLQQYAGTVIAVTHDRYFLDNVAGWILELDRGEGIPWKGNYSSWLDQKQKRLAQEDKKETKRQKTLERELDWIRMSPKGRHAKQKARLNSYENLLNEEAKEKEQELEIYIPAGPRLGNKVIEAKDVTMSFGDKVLYENLNFTLPPAGIVGIVGPNGAGKTTLFKLITGQLQPQNGTFDVGDTVEIGYIDQEHALMDPNKTVWETISEGNELMEIGGKQVNSRSYVSKFNFAGNDQSKKVGDLSGGMRNRVQLAMTLKAGSNLLLLDEPTNDLDVNTMRALEEALENFAGCAVIISHDRWFLDRLATHLLVFEGDSTVRYFEGNFSEYEAKRREEVGDITPKRLKYKKLMK, from the coding sequence ATGAGCAACAACAACGAAACCATTATCTTCTCGATGGCGGGCGTCTCAAAAGTGTACCCTCCAAATAAACAAGTACTTAAAAACATTTACTTATCCTTCTTTTATGGAGCTAAAATTGGTGTTTTAGGTTTAAACGGTTCTGGTAAATCTTCCCTTCTAAAGATTATTGCAGGGGTAGATAAAGAATATCGTGGTGAGGTTGTTTTTTCTGACGGTTATAGCATTGGTTATCTGGAACAAGAACCACAATTAGACCCTGAAAAAACAGTCAAAGAAATTGTTCAGGAAGGAGCACAAGAGACTGTTGATCTATTACAAGAATTTGAAGAAATCAATTTAAAATTTGCTGAACCTGAGATCTTAGAAGATCCGGATGCAATGAATAAATTAATCGAGCGTCAGGGAGAAGTTCAAGAAAGATTGGATCACCTTGATGCTTGGGAATTAGATAGTAAATTAGACAGAGCAATGGACGCGCTTCGTTGTCCTCCTGAAGACCAAAAAGTAGGTGTTTTATCAGGTGGTGAGAAACGTAGAGTAGCATTGTGTAGATTATTATTACAAGCACCAGACGTTCTTCTTCTTGACGAACCGACCAACCACTTGGATGCGGAATCAGTATTCTGGTTAGAACAACATTTACAACAATATGCAGGTACTGTAATTGCCGTTACCCACGACCGTTATTTCTTGGATAATGTTGCAGGTTGGATTCTTGAGTTGGACCGTGGAGAAGGTATTCCTTGGAAAGGTAATTACTCATCTTGGTTAGACCAAAAACAAAAACGTTTAGCGCAAGAGGATAAGAAAGAAACAAAACGTCAGAAAACATTAGAACGAGAGTTGGATTGGATTAGAATGTCGCCAAAAGGTAGACATGCTAAACAAAAAGCTCGTTTGAACTCATACGAAAACTTACTAAACGAAGAAGCGAAGGAGAAAGAACAAGAGTTGGAAATCTATATTCCAGCAGGACCTCGTTTAGGTAATAAAGTAATTGAAGCAAAAGATGTAACGATGTCTTTTGGTGATAAAGTTTTATACGAAAACTTAAACTTTACTTTACCTCCTGCAGGTATAGTTGGTATTGTTGGACCTAACGGTGCTGGTAAAACGACTCTTTTCAAATTGATTACCGGACAGTTACAACCTCAAAACGGTACTTTCGATGTAGGTGATACTGTAGAAATCGGTTATATCGATCAGGAACACGCTTTGATGGATCCAAATAAAACTGTTTGGGAAACCATTTCTGAAGGAAATGAATTGATGGAAATTGGCGGAAAACAAGTCAACTCTAGATCATACGTTTCAAAATTCAACTTTGCTGGTAACGATCAGTCGAAAAAAGTAGGCGATCTTTCTGGTGGTATGAGAAACCGTGTTCAGTTAGCTATGACATTAAAAGCGGGATCTAACCTTCTTCTTCTCGATGAGCCTACCAACGACTTGGACGTAAATACAATGAGGGCTTTAGAGGAAGCATTAGAAAACTTTGCTGGTTGTGCAGTAATTATTTCTCACGACCGTTGGTTCCTTGATCGCTTAGCTACTCACTTGTTAGTATTCGAAGGTGATTCAACTGTAAGATACTTTGAAGGTAACTTCTCAGAATATGAAGCAAAAAGAAGAGAAGAAGTCGGCGATATCACACCAAAAAGATTGAAGTACAAGAAACTTATGAAATAG
- a CDS encoding DUF349 domain-containing protein: protein MSDSQIIEHKDITEYGYVQDGKVFLRGYYHFQDREIGVVRESDEESLQYFVDRFKMVTEKVLAVQEAVKTAENKGSFLMKLIHMRTYLASFNGLGDFTELYEIINVLEDEINEYIAVNRDKNLEIKNALLKEAEEWKGSTDWKNASLRFKDIKMNWIKTGSAHKEMEEQLSEKFNAAMDEFYQNRTQFYAHQNELHEQSIDQYEALLIKVRRINRNGGGQEFVDDVKKIQEDWRNVPMVPKKKMGFLGSDFKRETAKFFGTLNGDQGGYGQHRGGGGYGQQRGGYGQQRGGGGYGQQRGGYGQQRGGGGYGQQRGGGGGYQQRGGGGGYQQRGGGGGYQQRGGGGGYQQRGGYGQQDRGGYGGGQQRGGYGQQDRGGYGGGQQRGGYGQQDRGGYGGGHQDRGDRGGYQQRGNYQQRESYGQDRPAYSTRDMAPQKTPGQSKKDLLDTAEKYLSDGAPFNIANIKQLQNGWKSLGKEPSQEDKEMNLRFRIVCNEIFESHFLERTAKNEEPDLYSLSDFEQLKIKLDILRESIRKDEQDLFEFNAKYSSILSSAAAEQNSENYALYQERNNYVNKLKTKQRILKKLEDKLLAM from the coding sequence ATGTCAGATTCCCAAATTATCGAGCACAAGGACATTACAGAGTACGGCTATGTACAAGATGGTAAAGTATTTTTAAGAGGATATTACCACTTCCAAGACAGAGAAATCGGTGTAGTAAGAGAAAGCGACGAAGAAAGTTTACAATACTTCGTTGACCGATTTAAGATGGTGACTGAAAAAGTTTTAGCGGTTCAAGAAGCTGTAAAAACAGCAGAGAACAAAGGTTCTTTCTTGATGAAACTTATTCACATGAGAACCTACCTAGCCTCATTCAATGGTCTTGGCGATTTCACAGAACTTTATGAAATTATCAATGTACTAGAAGATGAAATCAATGAGTACATTGCAGTCAACAGAGACAAAAACCTAGAAATTAAGAATGCTCTTTTAAAAGAAGCTGAAGAATGGAAAGGTAGTACAGATTGGAAAAACGCTTCTCTACGTTTCAAAGACATTAAAATGAACTGGATTAAGACTGGTTCTGCTCACAAAGAAATGGAAGAGCAATTGTCTGAGAAATTCAATGCTGCTATGGATGAGTTCTACCAAAATAGAACACAATTCTATGCTCACCAAAACGAATTACATGAACAAAGTATCGATCAATACGAAGCTTTATTAATTAAAGTAAGACGTATCAACCGTAATGGTGGTGGTCAAGAATTCGTAGATGACGTTAAGAAAATACAGGAAGATTGGAGAAACGTACCAATGGTGCCTAAAAAGAAAATGGGCTTCTTAGGTAGTGACTTCAAACGTGAAACTGCTAAGTTCTTTGGTACATTAAACGGTGACCAAGGAGGTTACGGACAACATCGCGGTGGCGGCGGATACGGTCAGCAACGTGGTGGATACGGTCAACAACGCGGTGGTGGCGGATACGGCCAACAACGTGGTGGATACGGTCAACAACGCGGTGGTGGCGGATACGGTCAGCAACGTGGTGGTGGCGGTGGTTACCAACAACGCGGCGGTGGCGGCGGTTACCAACAACGTGGCGGTGGCGGCGGTTACCAACAACGTGGTGGTGGCGGAGGCTACCAGCAACGTGGTGGATACGGTCAACAAGATCGCGGTGGCTACGGAGGTGGTCAACAACGTGGTGGTTACGGTCAACAAGATCGCGGTGGCTACGGAGGTGGTCAACAACGTGGTGGTTACGGTCAGCAAGATCGCGGTGGATACGGAGGTGGACATCAAGATCGCGGCGATCGTGGTGGATACCAACAACGTGGTAATTACCAACAACGCGAAAGCTACGGACAAGACCGTCCAGCTTATAGCACAAGAGACATGGCTCCACAAAAGACTCCAGGTCAGTCTAAAAAAGACTTACTAGATACTGCTGAGAAGTATTTATCAGACGGAGCACCATTCAATATTGCTAACATTAAGCAATTACAAAATGGATGGAAATCTTTAGGTAAAGAGCCTTCTCAAGAAGATAAAGAGATGAACTTAAGATTCCGTATCGTTTGTAACGAAATCTTCGAATCTCACTTCTTAGAGCGTACAGCTAAAAATGAAGAGCCAGATTTGTATAGCTTATCTGACTTCGAACAATTGAAAATCAAATTGGATATTCTAAGAGAATCAATCCGTAAGGATGAGCAAGATCTATTTGAGTTCAATGCGAAGTATTCTTCAATTCTTTCTTCAGCTGCAGCTGAGCAAAATTCTGAGAATTATGCCCTGTACCAAGAGAGAAACAACTATGTGAACAAGTTAAAGACAAAACAACGTATCCTTAAAAAATTAGAGGATAAATTGTTAGCTATGTAG
- the porN gene encoding type IX secretion system ring subunit PorN/GldN, whose product MKNINRFRILFISLILSSALSAQAQLADTLSNPHSMMDIQNYEMMWKKSLWYRVNLGTKINNGFFARNHEVTRVIIDAVKNDRIVPYSSDSLENRISKEEFLQRLIIPQTVNSDDEYEDDDAAWGDVNGITINKDNGQKPGDEYDPTRLWVVELKVDRIFDKRRSKMYNDLVAVNLIIPAQENPKGIDIVLGSFSFRELNDNVFHTKAEDGSLVKDPDAIWYNGVNPAQHRNLGEAFALELWDGRLIKFENPQDNSIIMMYGNDMKSLYQSQEAVYKLMEYEALLWEY is encoded by the coding sequence ATGAAAAACATAAATAGATTCAGAATTCTTTTTATAAGCCTTATTTTATCTTCTGCACTATCAGCACAAGCTCAGTTGGCGGACACCCTTAGTAATCCACACTCAATGATGGACATTCAGAATTATGAGATGATGTGGAAGAAATCACTTTGGTATAGAGTGAACTTGGGAACAAAAATTAATAATGGCTTTTTCGCAAGAAATCACGAAGTAACTCGTGTTATTATTGATGCGGTTAAGAACGATAGAATTGTTCCTTATTCTAGCGATTCTTTAGAAAATAGAATATCGAAAGAAGAGTTTCTTCAGCGTTTAATTATTCCTCAAACGGTTAACAGTGATGATGAGTACGAGGATGATGATGCTGCTTGGGGAGATGTAAATGGCATTACTATCAATAAAGATAATGGTCAAAAACCGGGTGATGAGTATGATCCGACAAGATTATGGGTGGTTGAATTAAAAGTGGACAGAATCTTTGATAAGCGTCGATCAAAAATGTACAATGATTTGGTGGCGGTCAACTTAATCATTCCTGCACAAGAGAATCCAAAGGGAATTGATATTGTATTGGGTTCGTTCTCGTTTAGAGAATTAAATGATAATGTTTTTCATACAAAAGCAGAAGATGGGAGCTTAGTAAAAGACCCTGATGCTATATGGTATAATGGAGTAAACCCAGCACAACATAGAAATTTAGGTGAAGCTTTCGCTTTAGAGTTATGGGACGGTCGTTTAATCAAATTCGAAAACCCTCAAGATAATTCGATTATCATGATGTATGGTAACGACATGAAGTCTTTATATCAATCACAAGAAGCAGTATATAAGTTAATGGAGTACGAAGCTTTATTGTGGGAGTATTAA
- a CDS encoding alpha-2-macroglobulin family protein, translated as MKKLNFLIYLSLLIGIFSCNTNSSSSNGDGIAYKNFTESISTKQNITFTFTKSILEDKTGEWLTQDLNYFTITPEVKGQYKWTAKNTLVFSPELGFEPSTKYSLKLSEEALAKEGINLKNTELSYSFATEDLKVVESLGAWSKISGGKPTPTLILKFNYFLDGKSLAEKITVKDKDKKKINTELITSGETNEFTFKLTNVSPASKNQALSIEIGKGVNITKNNKTDYSIQANGFIPQVNELKINSVSAHVEDDDLSIIIKSNQELEIKNIKSQIRITPKVSYEVEKLNDGIKLKGNFKLGYDYTVELYTGIKGIFNTPLKDKVRETVIFGNIDPLISFVDKKSVYLSPKSDKSVDLKIVNVPKVDVDVYKVYKNNLFTYFDDNSLYTESSYSYYGPNFRRLGDKIFSNHDVEVSSMKSNGYVKTLSLDFLDESKFSGVYVVEVRSSKERYLLARKMISISDIGLIAKEGKNSMLVLANSIADASPMPNTEITLVSQNNQEVYTLTTDKDGVAKFTDLDQHAKGFDINMIFAKQGNDFNYMNFQQSRISTSRYEVGGRHSNSSNLMAFIYGDRNLYRPGETIYYKTIVRTEDWEVVQQPILVNIYLPDGNLLKTERAQLNNDGSFEGNVKLMDASVTGNYSIEVTTGNNIILASKRISVEEFMPDRIKVNAELDKDTYEVSENIKASSQVLNMFGPPAANRNYEVDLSLSRLNMVAKDYTEYKFNIDGKVSLNLDNHLRNGSTDEQGNLEESFLLPKYLKNSGLLTAKVYTTVFDETGRPVRRLNTAKISTQPYYLGIKYGDHYIKTRANNEISLIAIDKNQKKVNNAEVKVELYRYEWHSAMERSYNNRYRYVSRYKEILVDSKKMKLGSNSVYSFFPKHSGKYQVRVSLPGASTYTSMDYYAYGWGDVSSTAFEVDKEGRVLIEPEYDTYIVGDKAKVLFKTPFQGKLLVTIEKDNVISHQVIDTNNKMASLEIPIKDEHLPNIFITATLIKGAKDNELPLTVAHGFTSIKVKDADRDLQLKITAPEVSRSRTSQTIEIQTSNKEEDVEVTVAVVDEGILQIKNYKTPDPFGYFYQNRALNVQTYDLYPKVMQFRKQASSFGSDMANLGARANPMVNNRVNLVSFWSGTLKTDRNGKVNYTVDIPEFSGELRVMAVASKGNAFGSADKPMKVRDPLVLSTALPRFLSPSDVNDATIMLANTTDKPMTVSTKLKVEGAVKVEKDNLGSVTIPANSEKMVQFKLMADQTIGEGKVVVIAKVNNEDFISSTNINVRASVGLLKSDGDGVIKGGQSTTIDLKEDYIAKSLKGKLLISKSPLVGFSKDLSYLIRYPYGCVEQTTSAVFPQLYLGELADRFNKTNNKGTVDYNINEAIKKLQSMQMYSGGLSYWQGGSYVSEYGSVYAAHFLLEAQKQGYDVDGTVLGKLLAYVRKLASNKKKHGYYYYNNGSRTRTEVFNKTSLYALYVIAESGHADVSTMNYFKKHKASLDNSSLYLLATTFLRVGDQQSYRLLLPKAFENRDQEKEFGGSFSSRIRDLGLALNSLIETDPKNGQVGVLTKELSEAMKSETYMSTQERAFGLMALGKVLKKASQQSISAQVVNNGKTVGNTDGEDLILTSSDVVGQEVSIKTTGSGELYYFWEIEGLNTTGRYVEEDKGLKVRRKYFNRNGTQITSSNFKQNDLIVIEVTLQSSKLRVENVVVTDMLPAGFEIENPRLGDIPGLNWTQKKAAYPEHVDFRDDRVNFFVTADVKEKKFYYVVRAVSKGTFKQGPVSADAMYNGAYHSYHGAKTIKVE; from the coding sequence ATGAAAAAACTTAACTTTTTGATTTACTTATCTCTTTTGATAGGTATTTTTTCTTGTAATACAAATTCAAGCTCAAGCAATGGTGACGGCATAGCATATAAAAACTTTACCGAGAGCATTTCAACAAAGCAAAATATCACTTTTACATTTACCAAAAGTATCCTTGAAGATAAAACAGGTGAATGGCTAACTCAAGACCTCAATTATTTTACTATTACTCCAGAAGTAAAAGGACAATACAAGTGGACGGCTAAAAACACATTAGTTTTTTCACCTGAATTAGGGTTTGAACCAAGTACAAAATACAGTTTAAAGCTATCAGAAGAGGCATTAGCTAAAGAAGGAATTAATTTAAAGAATACAGAATTATCTTATTCTTTTGCAACAGAGGACCTAAAAGTGGTTGAGTCTTTAGGGGCATGGTCAAAGATCTCAGGTGGCAAACCAACTCCTACATTAATATTAAAATTCAATTATTTTCTTGATGGGAAGAGCCTTGCTGAAAAAATAACAGTGAAGGATAAAGACAAAAAGAAAATAAACACAGAATTAATCACTTCAGGTGAAACGAATGAGTTTACTTTTAAACTAACGAATGTTTCTCCTGCTTCTAAAAACCAGGCTCTTTCCATTGAAATTGGGAAAGGGGTGAATATCACTAAGAATAATAAAACCGATTATTCAATTCAAGCTAATGGATTTATTCCTCAGGTAAATGAATTGAAAATTAATTCTGTTTCTGCTCATGTAGAAGACGATGACTTAAGTATTATCATCAAATCGAATCAAGAACTTGAGATAAAAAACATTAAATCTCAGATTAGGATTACACCAAAAGTTAGCTATGAGGTAGAAAAACTAAATGATGGAATTAAACTAAAAGGTAATTTCAAATTGGGTTATGATTATACTGTTGAATTATATACTGGTATCAAAGGTATTTTTAATACTCCGTTAAAAGATAAAGTAAGAGAAACGGTTATTTTCGGAAACATCGATCCTTTAATCTCATTTGTAGATAAAAAGTCGGTGTATCTTTCTCCAAAAAGTGATAAGTCGGTAGATCTTAAAATTGTAAACGTACCGAAAGTAGACGTAGACGTCTATAAAGTATACAAAAACAACCTCTTTACTTATTTCGACGATAACAGTCTATACACTGAAAGTTCTTACTCTTATTATGGACCTAATTTTAGAAGGTTAGGTGATAAAATTTTCTCAAACCATGATGTGGAGGTAAGTAGCATGAAATCGAATGGTTATGTAAAAACACTATCTCTAGATTTCTTAGATGAAAGCAAGTTCAGCGGAGTGTATGTTGTAGAAGTTAGAAGTTCTAAAGAAAGATATCTTCTAGCACGTAAGATGATTTCAATATCAGATATTGGTTTGATAGCGAAAGAAGGAAAAAATTCAATGTTGGTATTGGCAAATTCAATTGCAGATGCTTCTCCAATGCCAAATACAGAAATCACACTAGTATCACAAAATAACCAAGAAGTTTATACGCTTACTACCGATAAGGATGGTGTTGCAAAGTTTACAGATTTAGATCAACATGCTAAGGGATTTGATATCAACATGATTTTTGCCAAGCAAGGCAATGATTTTAACTACATGAACTTCCAACAATCGAGAATTTCAACTTCTCGTTATGAAGTGGGTGGTAGACATTCTAATTCTTCAAATTTAATGGCATTTATATATGGTGATAGAAATCTGTACCGCCCTGGAGAAACGATTTATTATAAAACTATTGTAAGAACCGAAGATTGGGAAGTAGTACAACAACCAATTTTAGTCAATATATATCTACCTGATGGAAATCTATTAAAGACAGAAAGAGCACAGCTGAATAACGACGGTTCTTTTGAAGGAAATGTAAAATTGATGGATGCTTCCGTTACGGGTAATTATAGCATTGAGGTGACTACAGGAAACAACATCATCTTAGCTTCTAAGAGAATAAGTGTCGAGGAGTTTATGCCGGATAGAATCAAGGTAAATGCAGAATTGGATAAAGACACTTATGAAGTTTCTGAAAATATTAAAGCTTCCTCACAAGTATTGAATATGTTTGGTCCTCCTGCTGCAAATAGAAACTATGAGGTCGACCTTTCATTATCAAGATTGAATATGGTAGCAAAGGACTATACAGAATATAAATTCAATATTGATGGTAAGGTATCCTTAAATCTTGATAATCACCTGAGAAATGGATCAACAGATGAGCAGGGTAATTTAGAAGAATCTTTCCTTCTTCCGAAGTATTTAAAAAATAGCGGATTACTTACGGCTAAAGTATATACCACTGTTTTTGATGAAACTGGAAGACCGGTAAGACGATTGAATACTGCTAAAATTTCTACTCAACCCTATTATTTGGGTATTAAGTATGGTGATCATTATATCAAAACGAGAGCGAATAATGAAATATCTTTAATCGCTATTGATAAGAATCAGAAAAAGGTAAACAATGCAGAGGTTAAGGTAGAGTTGTACCGTTACGAGTGGCACTCTGCAATGGAAAGATCATACAATAACCGTTACCGTTATGTCTCTAGATATAAAGAGATTTTGGTAGATTCCAAGAAAATGAAATTAGGCAGTAATTCAGTTTATTCTTTCTTCCCTAAACACTCTGGAAAATATCAAGTGAGAGTATCACTTCCTGGGGCGAGTACATATACTAGTATGGATTACTATGCTTATGGATGGGGTGATGTATCAAGTACTGCGTTCGAAGTGGATAAGGAAGGAAGAGTGTTGATCGAACCTGAATATGATACTTATATCGTTGGAGATAAAGCGAAAGTTTTATTCAAAACGCCTTTCCAAGGAAAATTACTTGTCACTATCGAAAAAGATAATGTGATATCGCATCAAGTAATTGATACGAACAATAAGATGGCTTCTTTAGAGATTCCAATCAAAGATGAGCATCTACCAAATATCTTTATCACAGCTACTTTAATTAAGGGAGCTAAGGACAATGAACTTCCGTTAACAGTAGCACATGGTTTTACTTCAATTAAAGTAAAAGATGCAGATAGAGATCTTCAATTAAAGATCACTGCACCTGAGGTGAGTCGTTCTAGAACTTCTCAAACTATAGAAATACAAACTTCAAACAAAGAAGAAGATGTAGAAGTAACAGTAGCTGTGGTTGATGAAGGTATTCTTCAGATTAAGAATTATAAGACTCCAGATCCTTTTGGGTACTTCTATCAAAATAGAGCCTTAAATGTTCAGACGTACGACTTGTATCCTAAAGTGATGCAGTTCAGAAAACAAGCAAGCAGTTTTGGTTCCGATATGGCCAACTTGGGTGCCAGAGCCAACCCTATGGTCAATAATAGAGTGAATTTAGTTTCTTTCTGGTCGGGCACGCTAAAAACAGATAGAAATGGTAAAGTAAACTATACAGTAGATATCCCAGAATTCTCAGGAGAATTGAGAGTGATGGCAGTTGCATCAAAAGGTAATGCTTTTGGTAGTGCAGATAAACCGATGAAAGTGAGAGACCCATTAGTATTAAGTACTGCTTTACCAAGGTTCTTAAGTCCATCTGATGTTAACGATGCGACTATTATGTTGGCCAATACAACAGATAAGCCTATGACGGTTTCTACCAAGTTGAAGGTAGAAGGAGCAGTAAAAGTTGAAAAAGATAACCTTGGTAGTGTAACTATTCCGGCCAATTCTGAAAAGATGGTTCAGTTCAAATTAATGGCTGATCAGACGATAGGTGAAGGCAAAGTAGTCGTAATTGCTAAAGTGAATAATGAAGACTTTATATCATCGACAAACATTAATGTTAGAGCATCTGTTGGTTTATTGAAATCGGACGGTGATGGTGTGATAAAAGGAGGTCAATCTACTACTATTGATTTGAAGGAAGACTATATCGCTAAATCACTTAAAGGGAAATTATTAATTTCTAAATCACCTCTTGTTGGTTTCTCAAAAGACCTAAGCTATCTGATACGTTACCCTTATGGTTGTGTTGAACAAACGACATCAGCAGTTTTCCCTCAGTTGTATTTAGGAGAATTGGCTGACCGTTTCAATAAGACAAACAATAAAGGAACAGTAGATTATAATATCAATGAGGCCATTAAGAAGCTACAAAGTATGCAGATGTACTCTGGTGGACTTTCGTACTGGCAAGGCGGATCTTATGTAAGTGAGTATGGTTCTGTTTATGCCGCTCATTTCTTGTTAGAAGCTCAGAAACAAGGATACGATGTTGATGGTACTGTTTTAGGAAAGCTATTAGCCTATGTTCGAAAACTAGCTTCCAATAAAAAGAAGCATGGGTATTACTACTATAATAATGGCTCTAGAACAAGAACTGAGGTGTTTAATAAGACAAGTTTATATGCTCTTTATGTTATTGCAGAATCTGGACATGCAGATGTTTCTACAATGAATTATTTTAAAAAGCATAAGGCTAGTTTAGATAACTCATCATTATATCTTTTAGCCACTACTTTCTTAAGAGTAGGCGATCAGCAATCGTATAGATTATTATTACCAAAAGCATTTGAAAATAGAGATCAGGAGAAAGAGTTTGGAGGAAGTTTCTCATCTAGAATTCGGGATTTAGGTTTAGCCTTAAATTCATTGATAGAGACAGACCCGAAAAATGGTCAAGTAGGTGTTCTTACGAAAGAATTATCTGAGGCCATGAAATCGGAGACCTATATGTCGACTCAAGAAAGAGCATTTGGGTTAATGGCATTAGGCAAAGTCTTGAAAAAGGCTTCTCAACAATCTATTTCAGCTCAAGTGGTGAATAATGGTAAGACGGTAGGGAATACAGATGGAGAAGATCTTATCTTAACTTCTTCTGATGTTGTAGGCCAAGAAGTAAGCATTAAAACAACTGGTAGTGGAGAACTGTATTATTTCTGGGAAATAGAAGGTTTAAATACTACAGGTAGATATGTAGAAGAGGATAAAGGTTTAAAAGTGAGAAGAAAGTACTTTAACAGAAACGGTACACAAATTACTTCTTCTAATTTCAAGCAAAACGATCTAATCGTTATTGAAGTAACCTTACAATCGTCAAAACTTAGAGTGGAAAACGTGGTAGTGACAGATATGTTACCAGCAGGTTTTGAAATCGAAAATCCGCGTTTAGGTGATATTCCAGGTTTGAATTGGACACAAAAGAAAGCTGCGTATCCAGAACATGTCGATTTTAGAGACGATAGAGTTAACTTCTTCGTAACAGCAGATGTAAAAGAGAAGAAATTCTATTATGTTGTAAGAGCGGTAAGTAAAGGAACATTTAAACAGGGACCTGTAAGTGCAGACGCCATGTATAATGGAGCTTACCATTCTTATCATGGAGCAAAAACAATTAAAGTTGAATAG